Proteins encoded within one genomic window of Halorussus salilacus:
- the nuoL gene encoding NADH-quinone oxidoreductase subunit L, protein MAALPFELAPAIAALPFVSFLIALLVGAFAPRLLPKGGAIPGILATAGSLVLSVWAFVAVSGASDGMYHDSITWVAGVGEAAFDLHFGILLDPLSTMMLVIVSLIALLVHVFSLGYMNDEGETGLPRYYAGLGLFTASMLSFVFADNLLMAFMFFELVGLCSFLLIGFWFREDGPPSAAKKAFLVTRFGDYFFLIGVVGVFATFGTTAFAGSESFPHLAEQALAGDASATTFLGLGPEAWFSVLGLLVLGGVVGKSAQFPLHTWLPDAMEGPTPVSALIHAATMVAAGVYLVARMYGFYALLPQVLALIAFVGGFTALFAATMGVVKKEIKQVLAYSTISQYGYMMLALGAGGYVAATFHLMTHAFFKALLFLGAGSVIIAMHHNENMWDMGGLKERMPVTYYAFLSGSLALAGILPFSGFWSKDEVLYEALIHGLDSPLLLGAYAMGLLAVFFTGFYTFRMVALTFHGEPRTDTARNPHGVGWNVKVPLAVLGVLAAVAGLVNMVPVQKVLGVEGIDFLHQWLDAGPEALTAHHYADLIPYSSAYVGGEVTTVLLSAGVSLGLALAGAGLAWKLYAVPSPVEHTDKLGSAKTVLFNNYYQDEFQVWLATGLTLPLARVADKFDQGVIDGVVNGVSSVSLFGGDRIKRVQSGVVTNYAFLLTTGLVVLLVVLGLMGGWF, encoded by the coding sequence ATGGCAGCACTCCCCTTCGAACTGGCACCGGCCATCGCGGCGTTGCCGTTCGTATCGTTCCTGATCGCACTGCTCGTGGGCGCGTTCGCCCCGCGACTGCTCCCGAAGGGCGGCGCGATTCCCGGCATCCTCGCGACCGCCGGGTCGCTCGTCCTCTCGGTGTGGGCGTTCGTGGCCGTCTCGGGCGCGTCCGACGGGATGTACCACGACTCGATAACGTGGGTCGCCGGGGTCGGCGAGGCGGCGTTCGACCTCCACTTCGGTATCCTGCTCGACCCGCTGTCGACGATGATGCTCGTCATCGTCTCGCTCATCGCCCTGCTCGTCCACGTTTTCAGCCTCGGCTACATGAACGACGAGGGCGAGACCGGCCTGCCCCGGTACTACGCCGGTCTCGGGCTGTTCACCGCGAGCATGCTCTCGTTCGTGTTCGCCGACAACCTGCTGATGGCGTTCATGTTCTTCGAGCTGGTGGGCCTGTGTTCGTTCCTGCTCATCGGCTTCTGGTTCCGCGAGGACGGCCCGCCGAGCGCCGCGAAGAAGGCGTTCCTGGTCACCCGGTTCGGTGACTACTTCTTCCTCATCGGCGTGGTCGGCGTGTTCGCCACCTTCGGCACCACGGCGTTCGCCGGGAGCGAGTCGTTCCCCCACCTCGCCGAGCAGGCGCTCGCGGGCGACGCGAGCGCCACCACGTTCCTCGGGCTCGGCCCGGAGGCGTGGTTCTCGGTGCTGGGACTGCTGGTGCTCGGCGGCGTCGTCGGCAAGTCGGCCCAGTTCCCGCTGCACACCTGGCTCCCGGACGCGATGGAGGGCCCGACCCCGGTCTCGGCGCTCATCCACGCCGCGACGATGGTCGCGGCGGGCGTCTACCTCGTCGCGCGGATGTACGGGTTCTACGCCCTGCTCCCGCAGGTGCTTGCGCTCATCGCGTTCGTCGGCGGCTTCACCGCGCTGTTCGCCGCCACGATGGGCGTCGTCAAGAAGGAGATCAAGCAGGTGCTGGCGTACTCGACCATCTCCCAGTACGGGTACATGATGCTCGCGCTGGGCGCTGGCGGCTACGTCGCGGCGACCTTCCACCTGATGACCCACGCGTTCTTCAAGGCGCTTCTGTTCCTCGGTGCCGGGTCGGTCATCATCGCGATGCACCACAACGAGAACATGTGGGACATGGGCGGCCTGAAAGAGCGGATGCCCGTGACCTACTACGCGTTCCTCTCGGGGTCGCTCGCGCTCGCGGGCATCCTCCCGTTCTCGGGCTTCTGGTCGAAGGACGAGGTGCTCTACGAGGCGCTCATCCACGGCCTCGACAGCCCGCTGTTGCTCGGGGCGTACGCGATGGGTCTGCTCGCGGTGTTCTTCACCGGGTTCTACACCTTCCGGATGGTCGCGCTGACCTTCCACGGCGAGCCCCGGACCGACACCGCCCGGAACCCCCACGGCGTGGGCTGGAACGTCAAGGTCCCGCTCGCGGTGCTGGGCGTTCTGGCCGCGGTGGCCGGACTGGTCAACATGGTGCCGGTCCAGAAGGTCCTCGGCGTGGAGGGAATCGACTTCCTCCACCAGTGGCTCGACGCCGGGCCCGAGGCGCTGACCGCCCACCACTACGCCGACCTCATCCCCTACTCGTCGGCGTACGTGGGCGGCGAGGTGACGACGGTACTGCTGAGCGCGGGCGTCTCGCTCGGGCTCGCGCTGGCGGGTGCCGGACTCGCGTGGAAGCTCTACGCCGTTCCGAGCCCCGTCGAGCACACCGACAAGCTCGGCAGCGCCAAGACGGTGCTGTTCAACAACTACTACCAGGACGAGTTCCAGGTCTGGCTCGCGACGGGTCTCACCCTCCCGCTCGCGCGCGTCGCCGACAAGTTCGATCAGGGCGTCATCGACGGCGTGGTCAACGGCGTGTCGAGCGTGAGCCTGTTCGGTGGCGACCGCATCAAGCGCGTCCAGTCGGGCGTGGTGACCAACTACGCCTTCCTGCTGACGACGGGCCTCGTCGTCCTTCTCGTCGTCCTCGGTCTCATGGGAGGTTGGTTCTAG